The following coding sequences lie in one Myxococcus xanthus genomic window:
- a CDS encoding SBBP repeat-containing protein, giving the protein MKHPLLSMFGLAGIVCASGAPSIAEAQVPPPSWVRQLGAHHDEQANAVAVSGTSVYVAGQTTSQLGADPRAGGQDAFIARYDTAGNLQWVRQFGTAQTDRATAVAADADGNVYVAGTTFGSLDFYTNAGGIDYFIAKYDAAGNRLWLRQNGTQMDDFATGLAVSAPDKLFFTGYTGGSFANGGNPSNYDIVVALYDTAGNPYWLQQYGTSASDIARGIAVTPTHEVYVVGNTYGSLDGTTTPVSTDIFLLKLNILGTQQWVRQIDAGELDDAKSVAVGPDGGVYLAGETFGSLDGNTNNGTVDVLLARYDSAGNRQWSRMLGGAQTDYAFGVSVTANNIVQLVGYTSAALDGNPPAGSLDAFLARYDALGTKLGTRTLGTPFHDSARGVAVDASGNAYVAGQTFGSLGGNTNAGGYDAFLARF; this is encoded by the coding sequence CCCTCTTGAGCATGTTCGGGCTCGCCGGCATCGTCTGCGCCTCGGGTGCCCCTTCCATCGCCGAGGCACAGGTCCCACCCCCGTCCTGGGTGCGCCAGCTCGGCGCCCACCATGACGAGCAGGCCAACGCCGTGGCCGTCTCGGGCACGAGCGTCTACGTGGCAGGCCAGACGACCAGCCAGCTCGGTGCCGACCCGCGAGCCGGCGGCCAGGACGCCTTCATCGCCCGGTACGACACCGCCGGCAACCTCCAGTGGGTCCGCCAGTTCGGCACCGCGCAGACGGACCGCGCCACCGCCGTGGCCGCCGACGCGGACGGCAACGTGTACGTGGCCGGCACCACCTTCGGCAGCCTCGACTTCTACACCAACGCGGGCGGCATCGATTACTTCATCGCCAAGTACGATGCCGCCGGCAACCGCCTGTGGCTGCGCCAGAACGGCACGCAAATGGACGACTTCGCCACCGGCCTCGCCGTCAGCGCGCCCGACAAGCTCTTCTTCACCGGCTATACCGGCGGCAGCTTCGCCAACGGCGGCAACCCCAGCAACTACGACATCGTCGTCGCCCTCTACGACACGGCGGGCAACCCCTACTGGCTCCAGCAGTACGGTACTTCCGCGAGCGACATTGCGCGCGGCATCGCCGTCACGCCCACCCACGAGGTCTACGTCGTCGGCAACACCTACGGCAGCCTCGACGGCACCACCACGCCGGTGAGCACCGACATCTTCCTGCTCAAGCTCAACATCCTCGGCACCCAGCAGTGGGTCCGGCAAATCGACGCGGGCGAGCTCGATGATGCCAAGAGCGTCGCCGTGGGCCCCGACGGCGGCGTCTACCTCGCTGGCGAGACGTTCGGCAGCCTCGATGGCAACACCAACAACGGCACCGTTGACGTGTTGCTCGCCCGCTACGACAGCGCTGGCAACCGCCAGTGGAGCCGCATGCTCGGCGGCGCGCAGACCGACTACGCGTTCGGCGTCTCCGTCACCGCGAACAACATCGTGCAGCTCGTCGGCTATACCTCCGCCGCGCTCGACGGCAACCCGCCTGCTGGCTCCTTGGACGCCTTCCTCGCCCGCTACGACGCGCTCGGCACCAAGCTGGGTACCCGCACCCTGGGCACCCCGTTCCACGACAGCGCCCGCGGCGTGGCCGTGGACGCCTCCGGCAACGCCTACGTCGCCGGACAGACCTTCGGAAGCCTCGGCGGCAACACCAACGCCGGCGGCTACGACGCCTTCCTCGCCCGCTTCTGA
- a CDS encoding endo-1,3-alpha-glucanase family glycosylhydrolase, giving the protein MSVSCAGGPEETAAETEAPAAAAEAPGPRARAASSLATVLVAAGAPWRYQDTGADLGSAWSAPGYNDAAWAEGAAPLGYGEPDLATTVSYGSNANSKHITTYLRTRFTVEDASRVSELLVRLQRDDGAIVYLNGAEVFRSNMPTGAVGYRTLAPATISLPAEETTWMEQVVSPAALVTGTNVLAVEVHQSAANTSDMRFELELSATAAPDANPMSACYPFDMPTTSVLRAARKKVFGFYYPIYPISLENKDPSVDFWSSWLDPEGRNGEYRSVGGLMRDRPLPRPPWTGNWRQRDFETEVRRAIAAGLDGFIYEHPYKVSSNDANNQLKTMLAAALAVDPEFHIVLSPDFPVKAGDVPDPVATAVAAVANHPSVYRHNGAIVLASFGVNRQPVSYWATLRNQLSAMGIATTYWPFLDYAAPTTTLYSDWNDMVAGYSTWGSRPASSGETMRRWSVEAHRRGRMWMSPVAFEDVRHRFDEARVNSTRVYWEAQNSLAFRTQFEKAIEGDADWVSLLTMTDYCESWMTASQERGYVIMDWIAYYTAWFKTGQRPTILRDTLYYTHRRHRTDAPFDATKQNAPPMALKGGPSGWNQVELLAFLKEPGRLVITQGTDVRTLDVTSAGVTPFSVPLVPGTTPVFELQRNGQTVQRLVSKTPIVAQTVYQDMMYHAGGGRECTRP; this is encoded by the coding sequence TTGTCCGTCTCGTGCGCGGGCGGTCCGGAGGAGACTGCCGCGGAAACCGAGGCTCCCGCCGCGGCCGCCGAAGCCCCCGGTCCTCGGGCGCGGGCCGCGTCCTCGCTGGCGACGGTGCTCGTCGCGGCGGGTGCGCCCTGGCGCTACCAGGACACGGGCGCGGACCTGGGCTCCGCCTGGAGCGCGCCTGGCTACAACGATGCCGCGTGGGCGGAGGGCGCCGCGCCCCTGGGCTACGGGGAGCCGGACCTGGCGACGACCGTGTCCTACGGCTCCAATGCCAATAGCAAGCACATCACCACGTATCTGCGCACGCGCTTCACGGTGGAGGATGCGTCGCGTGTGAGTGAGCTGCTCGTGCGGCTTCAGCGGGATGACGGCGCCATCGTCTACCTGAATGGCGCGGAGGTCTTCCGTAGCAATATGCCCACGGGCGCAGTGGGCTACCGCACCCTGGCGCCTGCCACCATCTCATTGCCCGCGGAGGAGACCACCTGGATGGAGCAGGTGGTTTCCCCGGCGGCGCTCGTCACTGGGACGAACGTACTCGCGGTGGAGGTCCATCAGTCCGCGGCCAACACGTCCGATATGCGCTTCGAACTGGAGCTGAGCGCCACCGCCGCGCCCGACGCGAATCCCATGTCGGCGTGCTACCCGTTCGATATGCCCACCACGTCCGTGCTGCGCGCGGCACGCAAGAAGGTGTTTGGCTTCTACTACCCCATCTATCCCATCTCCCTCGAGAACAAGGACCCGTCGGTGGACTTCTGGTCGAGCTGGCTGGACCCCGAGGGACGGAACGGAGAGTACCGCTCAGTCGGTGGGCTCATGCGCGACCGGCCCCTGCCGCGCCCGCCCTGGACTGGCAACTGGCGCCAGCGTGACTTCGAGACGGAGGTTCGCCGCGCGATTGCCGCCGGTCTGGACGGCTTCATCTACGAGCATCCGTACAAGGTCTCGTCGAACGACGCGAACAACCAGCTCAAGACGATGCTCGCGGCGGCGCTCGCGGTGGACCCTGAGTTCCACATCGTCCTCAGTCCGGACTTCCCCGTGAAGGCCGGTGACGTTCCGGACCCGGTGGCGACGGCGGTCGCCGCTGTGGCCAACCATCCGTCCGTCTATCGGCACAACGGCGCCATCGTCCTTGCCAGCTTCGGGGTCAATCGCCAGCCCGTCTCGTACTGGGCCACCCTTCGGAACCAGCTCTCGGCGATGGGCATCGCCACCACCTACTGGCCCTTCCTCGACTACGCCGCCCCCACCACGACCCTCTATTCGGATTGGAACGACATGGTGGCCGGCTACTCGACCTGGGGTTCCCGCCCGGCGAGCTCCGGCGAGACGATGCGACGCTGGAGCGTGGAGGCGCACCGGCGAGGCCGCATGTGGATGTCTCCCGTCGCGTTCGAGGACGTGCGCCACCGGTTCGACGAGGCGAGGGTGAATAGCACGCGTGTCTATTGGGAGGCGCAGAACAGCCTCGCGTTCCGCACGCAGTTCGAGAAGGCCATCGAAGGCGATGCCGACTGGGTGAGCTTGCTGACGATGACGGACTATTGCGAGTCGTGGATGACGGCGTCCCAGGAGCGCGGCTACGTCATCATGGATTGGATTGCGTACTACACCGCCTGGTTCAAGACGGGACAGCGCCCCACCATCCTCCGCGACACGCTCTATTACACGCACCGCCGGCACCGCACGGACGCGCCGTTCGACGCCACGAAGCAGAATGCGCCTCCGATGGCGCTCAAGGGCGGCCCGTCCGGTTGGAATCAGGTGGAGCTGCTCGCCTTCCTCAAGGAGCCGGGCCGGCTCGTCATCACCCAGGGCACCGACGTGCGGACGCTGGACGTGACGAGCGCGGGCGTGACGCCGTTCTCCGTGCCCCTCGTCCCGGGCACCACGCCTGTCTTCGAGCTCCAGCGCAATGGCCAGACGGTGCAGCGGCTGGTGAGCAAGACGCCCATCGTCGCGCAGACCGTGTACCAGGACATGATGTATCACGCGGGCGGCGGCCGGGAGTGCACGCGGCCCTGA
- a CDS encoding SMI1/KNR4 family protein, translating into MRSFTMRRMPTLEQRLVSGPESLTESEIAAAEERLNHKYPPGFRALLQKHGAFNLRRPGSEDAVFEAWFEDPARRWATE; encoded by the coding sequence ATGCGCTCATTCACCATGCGGCGCATGCCAACGCTCGAACAGCGCCTCGTGTCAGGCCCAGAAAGCCTCACGGAGTCGGAGATTGCCGCCGCCGAGGAGCGGCTCAATCACAAGTATCCGCCTGGTTTTCGTGCGCTCCTGCAAAAGCACGGTGCATTCAACCTGCGCCGACCGGGCAGCGAAGACGCCGTGTTCGAGGCGTGGTTCGAAGACCCCGCGCGTCGGTGGGCGACCGAGTAG
- a CDS encoding polysaccharide deacetylase family protein, which produces MRARLNARAGTCLLAMVLGVWGGGAWAGTPGARTVVTLAFDDGLEEQRQVLDMLSASGLKATFFIISGRVGQTGYLNVDDLRRLAAAGHDIGGHTLQHSELAVMTPKNQRQEICEDRLRLLSWGFSPTALAFPFGSNDAVVNQTAAACGYNAARDVRGLVDTCSSCPTAETIPPLDPYEIRTPATVTRDDGLEQLQSWVTTTEAAGGGWVVVVFHFVEPDCTKHTYCVKPDVLREFMGWLSQRAPMGTEVRTMQDVLGGAARPAVHPLPQSPTATLKNPSLEDDANVDGVPDCWQLGPAHGGAVRAERSAEAHSGAWSYRLERVEASGGVASLQVLRDDGTCAPAVTPGSGSRVSLWYRASTPLHLEAAVKGADGTWRVWNRGPSLPPAETWTEASWELPIALPADAFELSVGVALEGVGWALVDDFGLAEATAPAARLVLDAPTGGEDFVVGQKVEVRWSTLGEVRTLDVAYSTEASAGWVPVATSVENTGHLIWRVPDAPSQEALLRVASTEDGTVSGMSAPFRILAGGPQPDVEETPPEGQPPGGQPPEEVLGDGQVNGESGGCGGCEGAGTGQLFLAVAGGLFALSRSRARRRLGALPMQGEQRAPHPCSSLGPGCCPHRPRHPARWQRKE; this is translated from the coding sequence ATGCGAGCAAGGCTCAACGCGCGGGCGGGCACCTGCCTCCTCGCAATGGTGCTGGGAGTGTGGGGCGGAGGGGCGTGGGCCGGGACGCCAGGGGCGCGGACGGTCGTCACGCTGGCCTTCGACGACGGACTCGAGGAGCAGCGCCAGGTGCTGGATATGCTTTCGGCTTCGGGGCTGAAGGCGACCTTCTTCATCATCAGCGGGCGGGTCGGCCAGACGGGATACTTGAACGTCGATGACCTGCGCCGCCTGGCCGCGGCCGGACACGACATCGGGGGACACACGCTGCAACACTCGGAGCTGGCGGTGATGACGCCCAAGAACCAACGACAGGAGATTTGCGAGGACCGCCTGCGGCTGCTCAGCTGGGGCTTCTCGCCCACCGCCCTCGCCTTCCCCTTCGGCTCGAACGATGCGGTGGTGAACCAGACGGCAGCGGCGTGCGGATACAACGCCGCGCGCGACGTGCGGGGCCTGGTGGATACCTGTAGTTCCTGCCCCACGGCCGAGACAATCCCTCCGCTCGATCCCTACGAAATCCGCACGCCCGCGACGGTGACGCGCGACGACGGGCTGGAGCAGTTGCAGTCGTGGGTCACCACGACGGAGGCCGCGGGGGGCGGCTGGGTGGTCGTCGTCTTCCACTTCGTGGAGCCGGACTGCACCAAGCACACCTATTGCGTGAAGCCCGACGTCCTCCGGGAGTTCATGGGCTGGCTCTCGCAGCGGGCACCGATGGGGACAGAGGTGCGCACAATGCAGGACGTCCTGGGCGGTGCGGCGCGGCCCGCGGTGCACCCCTTGCCCCAGTCGCCCACGGCCACGCTGAAGAATCCCTCGCTCGAGGACGACGCGAACGTCGACGGCGTGCCCGACTGCTGGCAGCTGGGCCCCGCCCACGGTGGCGCCGTGCGCGCCGAGCGCTCGGCCGAGGCGCACAGCGGCGCCTGGTCCTACCGGCTCGAGCGCGTGGAAGCGTCCGGGGGCGTCGCCTCGCTCCAGGTGCTGCGCGACGACGGCACCTGTGCACCGGCCGTGACGCCAGGGAGCGGTTCGCGGGTGAGCCTCTGGTACCGAGCCAGCACGCCGCTGCATCTGGAGGCGGCCGTGAAGGGGGCGGATGGGACGTGGAGGGTGTGGAACCGCGGCCCGAGCCTGCCACCCGCGGAGACCTGGACGGAGGCGTCGTGGGAGCTGCCCATCGCGCTGCCGGCCGACGCGTTCGAACTGAGCGTGGGCGTCGCCCTGGAAGGGGTGGGATGGGCGCTGGTGGACGACTTCGGGCTGGCGGAAGCGACGGCGCCCGCGGCGCGCCTAGTGCTGGACGCACCGACCGGCGGAGAGGACTTCGTCGTGGGCCAGAAGGTGGAGGTGAGGTGGTCCACGCTCGGCGAGGTGCGGACGCTGGACGTGGCGTACTCCACGGAGGCGAGCGCCGGCTGGGTGCCGGTAGCCACGTCGGTGGAGAACACGGGGCACCTCATCTGGCGCGTGCCCGACGCACCGAGCCAGGAGGCGCTGCTGCGCGTCGCCAGCACCGAGGATGGGACGGTGTCGGGCATGAGCGCGCCCTTCCGCATCCTGGCCGGGGGCCCGCAGCCGGACGTCGAGGAGACGCCACCCGAGGGACAGCCGCCAGGGGGGCAGCCTCCCGAGGAGGTCCTTGGTGACGGGCAGGTGAATGGCGAGAGCGGTGGTTGTGGGGGATGTGAGGGCGCGGGTACGGGGCAGTTGTTTCTCGCGGTGGCCGGTGGACTCTTCGCCCTCTCGCGTTCGCGAGCCAGGAGGAGATTGGGAGCACTGCCAATGCAAGGCGAACAGCGCGCCCCGCACCCGTGCTCATCCCTGGGGCCTGGATGCTGTCCACATCGGCCTCGACACCCGGCGAGGTGGCAGCGGAAAGAG